The Achromobacter pestifer genome includes a region encoding these proteins:
- a CDS encoding tRNA-uridine aminocarboxypropyltransferase — protein MSRTLCTRCLRPRSHCLCALIPSLSCRTQVVVLQHPSEARHALNTARLAVLGLAGARRVVGEYFAEDDWALSGHLPRLLFPGEGAEVLTPGYGQDLGAPIRLIVPDGTWGHARKLLHINPGLAALPRVMLPAGLSTRYRVRHADVAGALSTIEAVTHALNAIEAPMSFDALLKPFEALIDGQIDGMGADLYARHHLNRKVPWR, from the coding sequence ATGTCTCGTACCCTTTGCACGCGTTGCCTGCGTCCTCGATCGCACTGTCTGTGTGCGCTGATTCCCTCGCTTTCGTGCCGCACGCAAGTGGTGGTGCTGCAGCATCCCAGCGAGGCGCGCCATGCCTTGAACACTGCGCGGCTGGCCGTGCTGGGTCTGGCCGGCGCGCGCCGCGTAGTCGGCGAATATTTTGCGGAAGACGATTGGGCGCTGTCCGGCCATCTGCCCCGTCTGCTGTTTCCCGGCGAGGGCGCTGAGGTGCTGACGCCAGGCTATGGGCAGGATCTCGGCGCGCCCATCAGATTGATCGTGCCCGACGGCACCTGGGGGCACGCGCGCAAGCTGCTGCATATCAATCCCGGGCTTGCCGCCTTGCCGCGCGTGATGCTGCCCGCGGGGCTGTCCACGCGTTACCGGGTGCGCCATGCCGACGTCGCTGGCGCGCTGTCCACGATAGAGGCCGTGACGCATGCCTTGAATGCCATCGAGGCGCCGATGAGTTTCGATGCGTTGCTGAAGCCTTTCGAGGCCTTGATCGACGGGCAGATCGACGGCATGGGGGCCGACCTGTATGCGCGGCATCATTTGAATCGCAAGGTGCCGTGGCGTTGA
- a CDS encoding GNAT family N-acetyltransferase, giving the protein MDMSTNKQATVRIALGTWDRLRDDAYSVRHEVFVVEQRVPPEVELDDDDAVSVHAVAYGPDGTPMGTGRLLPDGHIGRMAVHKRARGMGVGSQLLDALIEQGHGDGHRMLVLHAQTHAAGFYRAHGFNVEGEEFVEAGIPHVVMTRVLK; this is encoded by the coding sequence ATGGACATGTCGACCAACAAACAAGCTACGGTGCGTATCGCCCTGGGAACCTGGGACCGCTTGCGCGACGACGCGTATTCGGTGCGCCACGAGGTGTTCGTCGTCGAACAGAGAGTGCCGCCCGAGGTCGAGCTGGACGACGATGATGCCGTGTCGGTGCACGCCGTGGCATATGGCCCGGACGGCACGCCGATGGGCACGGGCCGGCTGCTGCCCGACGGCCATATCGGCCGCATGGCGGTCCACAAGAGGGCCCGCGGGATGGGCGTCGGCAGCCAGCTGCTGGACGCGTTGATCGAACAGGGGCATGGCGACGGCCACCGCATGCTGGTGCTGCACGCGCAGACGCATGCGGCGGGCTTCTACCGCGCGCATGGCTTCAATGTGGAAGGCGAGGAGTTCGTCGAGGCCGGTATTCCGCACGTAGTGATGACGCGCGTGCTGAAGTAA